In one window of Cynocephalus volans isolate mCynVol1 chromosome 6, mCynVol1.pri, whole genome shotgun sequence DNA:
- the LOC134381150 gene encoding olfactory receptor-like protein OLF3 translates to MGRENQTWLSEFILLGLSSDWETQVSFIVLFLAMYMVTMLGNFLVLLLIRLDNRLNTFMYLFLSVLSSVDICYTNSTVPQMSVHFLSAWKSIPFHSCVLQLYISLAMGSAEFFLLAAMAYDRYVAVCHPLHYTVVMRGRLCLGLAAGCLVAAFTNSLMETITIFQLPLCHNVINHFACEMLAVLRLTCVDISFNKVMVAISGFLVIMLPCFLVLFSYAHIVAAILRIGSAQGRCRAFGTCTSHLTVVSMCFGTAIFTYMRPVGGSSAEQKMVALFYAMVTLMLNPLIYSLRNKDVISAL, encoded by the coding sequence ATGGGCAGGGAAAACCAGACATGGCTGAGTGAGTTCATTCTGCTGGGGCTGTCCAGTGACTGGGAGACTCAGGTCTCCTTCATTGTCCTGTTCCTGGCCATGTATATGGTGACCATGCTGGGGAACTTTCTCGTCCTCCTTCTTATCAGGCTGGACAACAGGCTTAATACCTTCATGTACCTTTTCCTGAGTGTCCTGTCATCGGTGGACATCTGTTATACCAATAGCACTGTCCCACAGATGTCTGTTCACTTCCTGTCAGCCTGGAAGTCCATCCCATTCCACAGCTGTGTGCTCCAGCTGTATATCTCCCTAGCAATGGGCAGCGCAGAGTTTTTCCTGCTGGCagccatggcctatgaccgctatgtTGCAGTTTGCCACCCACTGCACTACACTGTCGTCATGCGTGGAAGGCTGTGCCTGGGGCTTGCTGCCGGCTGTTTGGTGGCTGCTTTCACAAATTCACTGATGGAGACCATCACCATCTTCCAGTTACCCTTGTGTCATAATGTCATTAACCACTTTGCCTGTGAGATGTTGGCAGTGCTGAGGCTGACCTGTGTGGACATCTCCTTCAACAAGGTTATGGTGGCCATCTCAGGATTCCTGGTGATCATGCTGCCCTGCTTCCTAGTCCTTTTCTCCTATGCTCATATAGTTGCTGCCATTCTGCGCATTGGCTCTGCCCAGGGACGCTGCAGAGCTTTTGGGACCTGCACCTCCCATCTTACTGTGGTTTCCATGTGCTTTGGAACAGCTATTTTCACATACATGAGACCTGTGGGTGGCTCCTCAGCAGAGCAGAAGATGGTTGCCCTCTTCTATGCCATGGTGACCCTGATGCTGAATCCCTTAATCTACAGTTTGAGGAACAAGGACGTGATAAGTGCCTTATAA